A genome region from Deinococcus sp. HSC-46F16 includes the following:
- a CDS encoding cyclic-di-AMP receptor produces the protein MKLVLAVIQDADAAALIRVLSENAFEVTKLASTGGFLREGNTTLMIGVPDTRMDELKRHVQQTCRTRTRLVTPGVPMGEGGEGMASDPVEVAVGGAVMFVLGVQEFVKV, from the coding sequence ATGAAGCTCGTGCTCGCCGTGATTCAGGATGCCGACGCCGCCGCGCTGATCCGGGTGTTGTCGGAAAACGCCTTCGAGGTCACCAAGCTCGCCAGCACGGGCGGCTTCTTGCGCGAGGGCAACACCACCCTGATGATCGGGGTGCCCGACACCCGCATGGACGAACTCAAGCGCCACGTTCAGCAGACCTGCCGCACCCGCACCCGCCTCGTCACCCCCGGCGTGCCGATGGGCGAGGGCGGCGAGGGCATGGCGTCCGACCCGGTGGAGGTCGCGGTGGGCGGCGCGGTGATGTTCGTGCTGGGCGTGCAGGAGTTCGTGAAGGTCTGA
- a CDS encoding ABC transporter permease: MRPDHIWRVASRDLLSTLRDRRTLTSTILIPLLLIPLFTLGLPLLLGNFIGGQAQERQQVGVVGTLPAPLRTALTRDEKAPDGTVIRAGVELVPVEDPRAAVQSGEVDAALRAPEPLPTRAGDGAGELEVYAKLGNLRAQTGAFAKVQATVEAYNRELAVQRLGGLGLGPQTLTPVTLSPIDASPEQERRSGQLAFLIPLLMLNFILTGAMATALDATAGEKERGTLESLLVSPVRRSEVVAGKLLATTITALTTALFSVGGFLLTGVLSRTLLDGNGANAELTQAFGGQLTLTLGGALALLGTVISAALLISAILIALSIYARSYKEAQTYVTPLSLAIVFPAVLLQFSDFLTLSDGIYALPLFGSMVSILDVVRGNLTAGHALTAIGANLVGTLLLGLLALRSFHREEVIFRN; the protein is encoded by the coding sequence GTGCGTCCTGACCACATCTGGCGGGTGGCCTCGCGCGATCTGCTCTCGACCCTGCGCGACCGCCGCACGCTGACGAGCACGATTCTGATCCCGCTGCTCCTCATCCCGCTGTTCACGCTGGGGCTGCCCCTGCTGCTGGGCAACTTCATCGGCGGGCAGGCGCAGGAGCGCCAGCAGGTCGGGGTGGTGGGCACGCTGCCCGCGCCCCTGCGCACCGCCCTGACCCGCGACGAGAAGGCCCCCGACGGCACCGTGATTCGCGCCGGGGTCGAACTTGTCCCCGTCGAGGACCCCCGCGCCGCCGTACAGTCGGGCGAGGTGGACGCGGCGCTGCGGGCACCCGAGCCGCTCCCCACCCGCGCGGGCGACGGGGCGGGGGAGTTGGAAGTGTACGCCAAGCTCGGCAACCTGCGGGCACAGACCGGAGCCTTCGCCAAAGTGCAGGCCACCGTGGAGGCCTACAACCGCGAGCTGGCCGTGCAGCGCCTCGGCGGGTTGGGGCTGGGGCCGCAGACGCTGACGCCCGTGACCCTCTCCCCCATCGACGCCAGCCCCGAGCAGGAGCGCCGCAGCGGGCAGCTCGCCTTCCTGATCCCGCTGCTGATGCTGAACTTCATCCTGACCGGGGCGATGGCGACCGCGCTGGACGCCACGGCGGGCGAAAAGGAGCGCGGTACCCTGGAAAGCCTGCTCGTCTCGCCGGTGCGCCGCTCGGAGGTGGTGGCCGGGAAACTGCTTGCCACGACGATCACGGCCCTGACGACCGCGCTCTTCAGTGTGGGCGGCTTCCTGCTGACCGGCGTGCTGTCGCGGACACTGCTCGACGGGAACGGGGCGAACGCCGAACTCACCCAGGCTTTCGGCGGGCAGCTCACGCTGACGCTGGGGGGAGCACTCGCCCTGCTGGGCACGGTGATCAGCGCCGCCCTGCTCATCAGCGCCATATTGATCGCCCTGAGCATCTACGCCCGCTCGTACAAGGAGGCGCAGACTTACGTCACGCCGCTCTCGCTCGCCATCGTGTTTCCGGCGGTACTGCTGCAATTCAGCGACTTTCTGACCCTGAGTGACGGCATCTACGCCCTGCCCCTCTTTGGGAGCATGGTGTCCATCCTCGACGTGGTGCGCGGCAACCTGACGGCCGGGCACGCACTGACCGCGATCGGGGCCAATCTGGTGGGAACGCTGCTGCTGGGGCTGCTGGCGCTGCGGTCCTTCCACCGCGAGGAAGTGATTTTCCGAAATTAG
- a CDS encoding ATP-binding cassette domain-containing protein, which produces MLEIRNLSKTYGRHAALRDVSLTAGEGEVFGLLGPNGAGKTTLLRILATLLQPTSGTASVAGHDVGREPEAVRRVIGVVNGGMGLPARLTGREVLRSFAGFYGMTRAQADARIAELDAALDLGRTLDTRAGEYSTGMKRKVVIARAVIHDPQVLVLDEAASGLDIFARRTLLDFVAAARRPGRLTLYSTHVMSEAEEVCDRVAILHQGELVTVGTIPDILARTSERNLERAFFALVRGMDGEAARAS; this is translated from the coding sequence ATGCTGGAGATAAGGAACCTGAGCAAGACCTACGGGCGGCACGCGGCGCTGCGGGACGTGAGCCTCACGGCGGGGGAGGGTGAGGTCTTCGGGCTGCTCGGCCCCAATGGGGCGGGCAAAACCACCCTGCTGCGCATCCTGGCGACCCTCTTGCAACCGACGTCGGGCACCGCGAGCGTGGCGGGCCACGACGTGGGGCGCGAGCCGGAGGCGGTGCGCCGGGTGATCGGCGTGGTGAACGGCGGCATGGGCCTGCCCGCCCGCCTCACGGGGCGCGAGGTGCTGCGCTCCTTCGCGGGCTTCTACGGCATGACGCGGGCGCAGGCCGACGCCCGCATCGCGGAGCTGGACGCCGCGCTGGACCTGGGGCGCACCCTCGACACCCGCGCGGGCGAGTACTCGACGGGCATGAAGCGGAAGGTGGTGATCGCCCGCGCCGTGATCCACGACCCGCAGGTCCTGGTGCTCGACGAGGCGGCGAGCGGGCTGGACATCTTCGCGCGGCGCACCCTGCTCGACTTCGTGGCGGCGGCGCGGCGGCCGGGGCGGCTGACCCTCTACTCCACCCACGTCATGAGCGAGGCCGAGGAGGTCTGCGACCGGGTGGCGATCTTGCACCAGGGTGAACTCGTGACGGTGGGGACCATCCCCGACATCCTGGCGCGGACGAGCGAACGGAATCTGGAACGGGCTTTCTTCGCGCTGGTACGCGGCATGGACGGGGAGGCGGCGCGTGCGTCCTGA
- a CDS encoding transcriptional regulator, translating to MFNPPTLEDLQETRRANEKLVLKALESKPEWVETELAKTTGLALSHLRAALASLLDQGRVRRLPGTGTRAVYGLADPGLADVPATPLTEDAKRVRDYLEGRADSALYMSDQLRMTRDDVMAALSLLNAHGMITCTFVGSLVIFRLKEAQALGQEQAPAAPATGKKKQVA from the coding sequence ATGTTTAACCCCCCCACCCTCGAAGACCTGCAAGAGACCCGGCGTGCCAACGAAAAGCTCGTCCTGAAGGCGCTGGAAAGCAAGCCCGAATGGGTCGAGACCGAACTCGCCAAGACCACCGGCCTGGCCCTGTCGCACCTGCGGGCCGCTCTCGCCAGCTTGCTCGACCAGGGCCGGGTGCGCCGCCTGCCCGGCACCGGGACCCGCGCCGTGTATGGCCTGGCCGACCCCGGCCTCGCGGACGTGCCCGCCACACCGCTGACCGAAGATGCCAAGCGGGTGCGCGACTACCTGGAGGGCCGAGCCGACAGCGCCCTGTACATGAGCGACCAGCTCCGCATGACCCGCGACGACGTGATGGCGGCCTTGTCGCTGCTGAACGCGCACGGCATGATCACCTGCACCTTCGTGGGCAGCTTGGTGATCTTCCGCCTCAAGGAAGCGCAGGCGCTGGGGCAGGAGCAGGCCCCCGCCGCCCCCGCGACCGGCAAGAAGAAGCAGGTCGCCTGA
- a CDS encoding PRC-barrel domain-containing protein, whose product MIKGKELLGRNVVAINTGERIDSVRDLVFDHQANQVLGLLVDEGGWFRSARVVPFEAIRSVGEDAIMVDSADAVTSTREDGRLAEVLDSNISLVGMTLLTTDGQNLGKIADVYFDETTGRVEGYDATGGIFSDLTSGRSFVPAPEDVQIGQDAAIVPISVATAMQEQEPGGLKGAYQSAAESVKHGYENIAEATKERQKEYVVGKTAGGDITLEDGTVIVHKGETITAEQADRAEGAGKLAALATAATGGVLSEAYGSAKERVQGSVDDLRGASAERQKDYVIGKTAATDVTAEVADGVQEVIVHQGTVITPFHAERAEQAGRLPALVAAAGGGSLAETVQTLTGRSEPTTVEDTIGRRVRSDVRTPTGNLLAVQGQIVTPAVAERARTLGLDAALIAATVAPQSGGGGTGTAAALSGGVASVSEGASNFLDRAKSWFSDKREEAGEALENRQQQQMEQKVRDALGRPVTRVILAPDDTIILNVGEIVTHKAIDAARAGDVLDILVDSVSKEEPVIDPLAVRPHETGVAALEGQPDPTEGRMDDGARPGMDPVNPTDSTRRN is encoded by the coding sequence ATGATCAAAGGCAAAGAACTCCTCGGCCGCAACGTCGTGGCCATCAACACGGGCGAGCGCATCGACAGCGTGCGTGACCTCGTCTTCGACCATCAAGCCAACCAGGTGCTGGGGCTGCTCGTCGACGAGGGCGGCTGGTTCCGCTCGGCGCGGGTGGTGCCCTTCGAGGCCATTCGCTCGGTCGGCGAGGACGCCATCATGGTGGACAGTGCCGACGCCGTGACCTCCACCCGCGAGGACGGCCGCCTCGCCGAGGTGCTGGACTCCAACATCAGCCTCGTCGGCATGACCCTGCTGACCACCGACGGCCAGAACCTCGGCAAGATCGCCGACGTGTACTTTGACGAGACGACCGGGCGCGTGGAGGGCTACGACGCGACGGGCGGCATTTTCAGCGACCTGACCAGCGGCCGCAGCTTCGTGCCCGCGCCCGAGGACGTGCAGATCGGGCAGGACGCGGCCATCGTGCCCATCAGCGTGGCGACGGCCATGCAGGAGCAGGAGCCCGGCGGCCTGAAGGGGGCCTACCAGAGCGCCGCCGAGAGCGTCAAGCACGGCTACGAGAACATCGCTGAGGCCACCAAGGAGCGCCAGAAGGAATACGTCGTCGGCAAGACGGCGGGCGGCGACATCACCCTGGAGGACGGCACCGTGATCGTCCACAAGGGTGAGACCATCACCGCCGAGCAGGCCGACCGCGCCGAGGGGGCGGGCAAGCTGGCCGCGCTGGCGACCGCCGCGACGGGCGGCGTGCTCTCCGAGGCCTACGGCAGCGCCAAGGAGCGGGTGCAGGGCAGCGTAGACGACCTGCGCGGTGCCAGCGCCGAGCGCCAAAAGGACTACGTGATCGGCAAGACCGCCGCCACCGACGTGACGGCGGAGGTGGCCGATGGGGTGCAGGAAGTCATCGTTCACCAGGGCACGGTCATCACGCCCTTCCACGCCGAGCGGGCCGAACAGGCCGGGCGTCTGCCAGCGCTCGTCGCGGCGGCGGGGGGCGGTAGCCTCGCGGAGACGGTGCAGACCCTGACTGGGCGCAGCGAACCCACCACCGTGGAGGACACCATCGGGCGCCGGGTGCGCAGCGACGTGCGGACCCCCACGGGCAACCTGCTCGCCGTGCAGGGCCAGATCGTGACGCCCGCCGTGGCCGAGCGTGCGCGGACCCTGGGCCTGGACGCCGCCCTGATCGCCGCGACGGTCGCGCCGCAGTCCGGGGGGGGCGGCACGGGCACCGCCGCCGCCCTGTCCGGCGGCGTGGCGAGCGTCAGCGAGGGCGCGAGCAACTTCCTCGACCGCGCCAAGTCGTGGTTCAGCGACAAGCGCGAGGAGGCCGGGGAGGCCCTCGAGAACCGCCAGCAGCAGCAGATGGAACAGAAGGTGCGCGACGCCCTGGGCCGCCCGGTGACCCGCGTGATCCTGGCTCCCGATGACACCATCATCCTGAATGTCGGCGAGATCGTCACCCACAAGGCCATCGACGCGGCCCGCGCCGGGGACGTGCTCGACATCCTGGTGGACAGCGTGAGCAAGGAAGAGCCCGTCATCGACCCTCTTGCCGTGCGTCCCCACGAGACGGGGGTCGCCGCGCTGGAGGGCCAGCCTGACCCCACCGAGGGCCGGATGGACGACGGCGCCCGGCCGGGGATGGACCCGGTGAACCCCACCGACTCCACCCGGCGCAACTGA